From Fibrobacter sp. UWH6, a single genomic window includes:
- a CDS encoding chromate transporter has protein sequence MPEKVPQSKSAQHPSQDPAQASNDVAVSRNIYLDAFLTFFKIGLFTIGGGYAMIPLIEAEIIEKKKWVGKEEFLDLMAIAQSCPGVFAINIAIFIGYRLRRVKGAIVSCIGTALPSFIIILLIALFFHQFKDNEIIAAAFRGIRPAVVALIAVPTYNLAKKAKLNRYTFWVPIVSALLIWQLGVSPILIIIAAGIAGYILGRGGKK, from the coding sequence ATGCCCGAAAAAGTGCCTCAGTCAAAGTCCGCGCAGCATCCTTCACAGGATCCCGCACAGGCCTCAAATGACGTCGCGGTCTCCCGCAACATCTATCTCGACGCATTCCTGACTTTCTTCAAGATAGGGCTGTTTACTATCGGTGGCGGTTACGCCATGATTCCGCTGATCGAGGCGGAAATCATCGAGAAGAAGAAGTGGGTGGGCAAGGAAGAATTCCTGGACCTGATGGCCATTGCCCAGAGCTGTCCGGGTGTGTTCGCTATAAACATCGCCATCTTTATCGGTTACCGTTTGCGTCGCGTGAAGGGTGCCATTGTAAGTTGCATCGGCACGGCGCTGCCCTCCTTCATTATCATTCTGCTGATCGCGTTGTTTTTCCATCAGTTCAAGGATAATGAAATCATCGCGGCGGCATTCCGCGGCATTCGTCCTGCGGTGGTCGCCCTGATTGCCGTTCCCACTTACAACCTGGCGAAGAAGGCGAAGTTGAACCGCTACACCTTCTGGGTTCCCATTGTGAGTGCCCTGCTGATTTGGCAGTTGGGAGTTTCTCCCATCCTGATCATTATCGCGGCAGGAATCGCTGGCTACATCCTGGGCCGCGGAGGCAAGAAATGA
- a CDS encoding chromate transporter, producing the protein MIFLQLFITFFKIGLFGFGGGYGMLSLIQQDVVVNHPWMSSADFTDIVAISQMTPGPVGINCATYAGYTALQNTGADPWVCFLGSLAATFSLVLPSLILMLLISRFFMKYANHPKVRSIFDGLRPVVVGLLLSATLMLMNGENFGNPFADFGGDPLQAKQFAVAVALFVISFVLTKGFSVGHHKIKVSPIKMIVLAAIIGAVLL; encoded by the coding sequence ATGATCTTCCTTCAGCTGTTCATTACATTCTTTAAGATCGGCCTGTTCGGGTTCGGTGGCGGTTACGGCATGCTCTCGTTGATTCAGCAGGATGTGGTGGTCAATCACCCCTGGATGAGTTCTGCCGACTTTACCGACATCGTGGCCATTAGCCAGATGACCCCCGGCCCCGTAGGAATCAACTGTGCCACTTACGCCGGCTATACGGCCCTGCAGAATACCGGGGCGGACCCTTGGGTATGCTTCCTGGGGAGCCTGGCGGCAACCTTCTCCCTAGTGCTGCCTTCCTTGATCCTGATGCTCCTGATCAGCCGTTTCTTTATGAAATATGCCAATCACCCCAAGGTGCGATCCATTTTTGATGGACTGCGTCCGGTAGTGGTAGGTTTGTTGCTTTCGGCGACCCTGATGCTCATGAATGGCGAGAACTTTGGCAATCCCTTTGCTGATTTTGGTGGCGATCCCCTTCAGGCGAAGCAGTTTGCCGTGGCCGTGGCCCTTTTTGTGATTTCCTTTGTCTTGACCAAGGGTTTTTCGGTTGGACATCACAAAATAAAAGTCAGCCCTATAAAAATGATTGTCTTGGCCGCCATTATTGGTGCAGTTCTTCTGTAA
- a CDS encoding ATP-binding protein, which translates to MDKSSNVLDEQAAAIKEFMYLLSGFDGVNVTINDLLKRLNEHYDADRTCIFEVDGNSDVSISTYEWCKEGLVSVRENPRNAAKSTFRKWDEYFKDETGLYVEVNEAFRAESPEAYDILSKSNVQRLVVSPLLYKNSVVGVLSVENPHRNSQHLILLSVIASAIFRGIQYSRAQKQEKALEKQLEDDISAIGGLASEYNQLMVVDLESGQFDAYIGGKKASKEFMDFTGQGTPLFYDGFVTAMQFLCHPEDLEQMLKFSSRDYITECLKDKKRFSTKFRCLDLEHNYIWVNFIVIKFDAINEAPTRISVGYVNTDAEVAAENARQKQLKDALERAEAANIAKTNFLSNMSHDIRTPMNAVLGFARLMEGVVNNPVVVADYLKKIRFSGEYLLAIINNVLDLASIDSGKVQLDEGFMDVLDASNSFDAIIEGELKRKNIKIYPTSDIKHRYVYADSAKLRQIMVNLVSNAVKYTGEGGEIHLEFTELPCDREGYGTYVTTVRDNGIGMSKEFQEKIYDSFTRERNTTDCGISGTGLGMSIVKKLVDLMGGQIEMESELGKGTTFRVINTHKIIDSPEKFLEKRLGQNEDNMDFKGKRILLAEDNELNAEIARTILEDLGLLVDHVEDGVECVNALGKSEMGYYDLILMDIQMPNMDGYKATRVIRNMENRLKANIPIYAMTANAFEEDKKKALEVGMDGHLAKPIDVKLLIKNLTEGFRKPACYV; encoded by the coding sequence ATGGACAAATCTTCAAACGTTTTAGATGAACAGGCTGCAGCAATAAAAGAGTTTATGTATCTGCTCAGCGGCTTTGACGGTGTTAATGTGACCATTAACGACCTTTTGAAGCGTTTGAATGAACATTACGATGCCGATCGTACCTGCATTTTCGAGGTGGACGGCAATAGTGATGTGTCCATCAGTACCTATGAATGGTGTAAGGAAGGACTCGTTTCTGTAAGGGAAAATCCTAGAAACGCGGCAAAGAGCACTTTCAGGAAGTGGGATGAGTATTTTAAGGATGAGACCGGTCTTTATGTAGAAGTCAACGAGGCTTTCCGTGCTGAAAGTCCTGAAGCCTATGACATTCTCTCCAAGTCTAACGTTCAGCGCCTGGTTGTATCTCCCCTCCTATATAAGAATAGCGTGGTGGGCGTATTGTCTGTGGAGAACCCCCATAGGAACAGCCAGCACCTGATACTTCTTTCCGTTATTGCTAGCGCCATATTCCGTGGTATCCAGTACTCCCGTGCCCAGAAGCAGGAGAAGGCTCTGGAAAAGCAGCTGGAAGACGATATTTCTGCAATTGGCGGTCTGGCCAGCGAATACAACCAGCTTATGGTAGTGGATCTGGAATCCGGTCAGTTTGACGCTTACATTGGCGGTAAGAAAGCTTCCAAGGAATTTATGGATTTCACCGGCCAGGGGACCCCGCTCTTCTACGATGGTTTTGTTACCGCCATGCAGTTCCTCTGCCATCCCGAAGATCTTGAACAGATGCTCAAGTTTAGCAGCAGGGATTACATTACGGAATGCCTGAAGGACAAGAAGAGATTCTCTACCAAGTTCCGCTGCCTGGATCTGGAACACAACTACATCTGGGTGAACTTCATTGTCATCAAGTTTGACGCCATCAACGAAGCTCCCACTAGAATTTCTGTGGGCTACGTGAATACCGATGCCGAAGTGGCTGCCGAGAACGCAAGACAGAAGCAGTTGAAGGACGCCTTGGAAAGGGCTGAAGCGGCCAACATCGCAAAGACCAACTTCCTGAGCAACATGTCCCACGACATCCGTACGCCCATGAATGCAGTCCTTGGTTTCGCAAGGCTGATGGAAGGTGTGGTGAACAATCCGGTGGTGGTGGCGGACTACCTGAAGAAGATCCGCTTCTCTGGCGAATACCTGCTGGCCATTATCAACAACGTTTTGGATCTTGCCAGTATCGATAGCGGAAAGGTTCAGCTGGACGAAGGCTTCATGGATGTGCTGGATGCCTCCAACAGTTTCGACGCCATTATCGAAGGTGAGCTGAAGAGAAAGAACATCAAGATTTATCCCACATCGGATATCAAGCACCGGTATGTGTATGCGGATTCCGCCAAGCTTCGCCAGATCATGGTGAACCTGGTCAGCAACGCCGTGAAGTATACCGGTGAAGGTGGCGAGATCCATCTTGAATTTACAGAATTGCCCTGCGATCGCGAAGGTTACGGCACCTATGTGACTACCGTCCGCGATAACGGTATCGGCATGTCCAAGGAATTCCAGGAAAAGATTTACGATTCCTTTACCCGCGAACGCAACACTACGGACTGCGGTATTTCCGGTACGGGTCTCGGCATGTCTATCGTGAAGAAGCTGGTGGACCTGATGGGTGGCCAGATCGAGATGGAAAGTGAACTTGGAAAGGGTACCACATTCCGTGTCATCAACACCCACAAGATTATCGATTCTCCGGAAAAGTTCCTGGAAAAGCGCCTTGGCCAGAACGAAGATAACATGGACTTCAAGGGTAAGCGAATCCTTCTGGCGGAAGATAACGAACTCAACGCCGAAATCGCCAGGACCATTCTCGAAGACCTTGGCCTGCTGGTGGATCATGTGGAAGACGGTGTCGAGTGTGTCAATGCTCTGGGTAAGTCTGAAATGGGCTACTACGACCTGATCCTCATGGATATCCAGATGCCCAACATGGATGGCTACAAGGCAACCCGCGTTATCAGGAATATGGAAAACCGCCTGAAGGCCAACATCCCCATTTATGCCATGACTGCAAATGCCTTTGAAGAAGACAAGAAGAAGGCTCTTGAGGTTGGTATGGATGGTCACCTGGCTAAGCCCATCGACGTGAAGCTCCTGATCAAGAACTTGACAGAAGGGTTTAGAAAGCCGGCCTGTTACGTCTAA
- a CDS encoding glycosyltransferase, which yields MVRKVLVIGSVYPRFHEDAEVPWLRASIAHLKEAGIDVQVLAPTYKGLKSHEIDGVPVNRFRYAPKDWEMLTHEEGAPSKMASKPWLQLLAIPYIISGFFRCISLCRKWKPDVIHAHWPFPHAYIALGAAKLFRIPLVLNFHGAELLLIRKKKWVKPLLKFAIGQAQAVFANSSFTAGKIKAIRNVNVEWSPYGTTLGSDERDGKPENQMHPVNGKFKILFVGRHIERKGICYLIEAAKHLPADKFEIRIVGVGDLTEELKKQAALLDESAGQHCDIIFTGKLSPADLEAEYRNANVFTLPAIVDHKGDTEGLGVVLIEAMELGLPIVASNVGGIPDVVVDNVSGLLVPEKDPVALADAFKRLAAEPELVQKLLAGSRKRIQDCFTWDGIIQRQIAVYNKVIK from the coding sequence ATGGTCCGGAAAGTTCTTGTCATCGGCTCAGTCTATCCCCGCTTTCATGAAGACGCCGAAGTCCCCTGGCTCCGAGCCTCCATCGCCCACTTGAAAGAAGCGGGCATCGACGTACAAGTACTTGCTCCTACATACAAAGGTCTGAAGAGCCACGAAATTGACGGCGTGCCGGTCAACCGATTCCGCTACGCCCCCAAGGACTGGGAAATGCTGACCCACGAAGAAGGCGCCCCCAGCAAGATGGCCTCCAAGCCCTGGCTGCAGCTTCTGGCAATTCCCTATATCATCAGCGGTTTCTTCCGCTGCATCAGCCTTTGCCGCAAGTGGAAACCGGACGTGATTCACGCCCACTGGCCCTTCCCCCACGCCTACATCGCCCTAGGCGCCGCCAAGCTTTTTAGGATTCCCCTGGTGCTGAACTTTCATGGTGCGGAACTCCTTCTGATCCGAAAGAAGAAATGGGTGAAGCCCCTATTGAAATTTGCAATCGGTCAAGCGCAAGCTGTTTTTGCCAACAGCAGTTTTACCGCAGGCAAGATCAAGGCCATCCGCAACGTGAACGTGGAATGGAGCCCCTACGGAACAACGCTTGGTTCAGACGAGAGGGACGGCAAGCCCGAGAATCAGATGCACCCAGTCAACGGAAAGTTCAAGATTCTTTTCGTGGGTAGACATATTGAACGTAAAGGGATCTGCTACCTGATCGAGGCCGCCAAACACTTGCCTGCAGACAAGTTCGAAATCCGTATCGTCGGAGTAGGCGACCTGACCGAAGAACTGAAAAAGCAGGCGGCTCTGTTAGACGAGAGCGCAGGTCAACACTGCGACATCATTTTTACAGGTAAGCTTTCTCCTGCAGACCTGGAAGCGGAATACCGTAACGCCAATGTCTTTACCCTACCCGCCATCGTAGACCACAAGGGTGACACCGAAGGTTTGGGTGTGGTATTGATCGAAGCCATGGAACTGGGACTCCCTATCGTGGCAAGCAACGTAGGCGGAATTCCCGACGTAGTTGTAGACAACGTAAGTGGTCTGCTAGTTCCGGAAAAAGATCCGGTCGCCCTGGCCGACGCCTTCAAGCGACTGGCTGCCGAACCCGAACTGGTCCAGAAACTCCTTGCAGGTTCCCGCAAGCGAATCCAGGATTGCTTTACCTGGGACGGCATCATCCAGAGACAGATTGCCGTTTACAACAAAGTCATTAAATAA
- a CDS encoding DUF4954 family protein: MQRLLKLKKVLKNSVLAAAVENFKAIKAATSKYRPLTPEEIQILEGNGNRSESWDKVMVEPDFDAGRIHRSIFVGEVYLPRFFGTLLLPGDVSFPTGVYDSMVHGCIIENALIYKVAMLSNVLVRSSAVIHNVGSIVSSGKISYKIGSSMSVGNEMGGRSVLVFPEITMDLVDAQLFHKADAEVNKAFAEQLAAYREEMDLPFGLVGKGAVVSNTNIIRNSWIGSHARIEGASKIRNSVVLSSLEDPSHVYDSVILENSNVQMGVTIHTGAEVQGSVLMNRVKVACKAIVKSSIIAPCCHIEEGEVNSSYMGPMTQMHHHSLLIAALWPDGCGNLGYGANVGSNHTGRMPDQEVMPGQGMFFGLGVNIKFPANYRESPFSLIATGVTTMPQRLKFPFSLVRPGDPQLMGVPARLNEIVPGWNYARNAYALDRNAYKYSVRGKGIIPVGFYSIFSPETVRYVYDAYCRLQVSTIRDVYTKEHIDGLGENFLRERVRQQALHTYAEYLERYVLDAIINFVAGDANLQMQPVKELRRLIMTETETNKDVVRVVPLPETLEDLLKRYRQLEKDWFERVSHGLDKDNERGREIFDDYDDAHPVDKGFTEWEKARVEEKLRKLTSVAKVSKLEV, translated from the coding sequence ATGCAACGACTGTTGAAATTGAAAAAAGTGCTGAAGAATAGTGTTTTGGCTGCTGCCGTTGAAAACTTCAAGGCAATTAAGGCCGCCACTTCCAAATATCGCCCGTTGACTCCCGAAGAAATTCAGATTCTGGAAGGTAACGGCAACCGTTCTGAATCTTGGGATAAGGTGATGGTGGAACCGGATTTCGATGCCGGTCGTATTCATCGGTCCATTTTTGTAGGTGAGGTGTACCTGCCCCGCTTTTTTGGAACTTTGTTGCTCCCGGGTGACGTTTCGTTCCCGACAGGTGTCTATGACAGCATGGTCCATGGTTGCATTATCGAGAATGCGCTGATCTATAAGGTGGCCATGCTTAGTAACGTTCTTGTTCGCAGTAGCGCTGTCATACACAACGTAGGTTCCATTGTTAGCAGTGGAAAGATCAGCTATAAAATCGGTTCGTCCATGTCTGTGGGTAACGAGATGGGTGGCCGCTCTGTTCTGGTGTTCCCGGAAATTACCATGGACCTTGTGGATGCCCAGCTTTTCCACAAGGCCGATGCCGAAGTGAATAAGGCCTTTGCCGAACAGCTGGCCGCCTACCGCGAAGAGATGGATCTTCCCTTTGGTCTGGTGGGTAAGGGCGCTGTCGTAAGCAATACCAATATCATTCGTAACAGCTGGATTGGTTCCCACGCCCGTATCGAAGGCGCTTCCAAGATCAGAAATTCTGTGGTGCTCAGTTCTCTGGAAGATCCCAGCCACGTTTATGACTCCGTGATTCTTGAAAACTCCAATGTGCAGATGGGCGTTACCATCCACACCGGTGCCGAAGTTCAGGGATCCGTTCTGATGAACCGCGTGAAGGTGGCTTGCAAGGCCATCGTCAAGTCTTCTATTATCGCCCCCTGCTGCCATATCGAAGAGGGTGAGGTCAACAGTTCCTATATGGGTCCCATGACCCAGATGCATCACCATTCCCTGTTGATTGCTGCTCTCTGGCCCGATGGTTGCGGCAACCTGGGTTATGGCGCCAACGTGGGTAGTAACCATACCGGCCGCATGCCCGATCAGGAAGTGATGCCTGGTCAGGGGATGTTCTTTGGCCTGGGCGTGAACATCAAGTTCCCCGCCAACTATCGCGAGTCACCGTTTTCGTTGATTGCCACCGGCGTGACCACCATGCCCCAGCGTTTGAAGTTCCCCTTCTCCCTGGTGCGCCCCGGCGATCCGCAGCTTATGGGTGTGCCTGCACGCCTGAACGAAATTGTACCGGGCTGGAACTATGCCCGCAATGCCTACGCCCTGGACCGTAATGCCTATAAGTATTCCGTTCGCGGCAAGGGTATTATTCCTGTCGGATTCTATAGCATCTTTAGCCCCGAAACGGTGCGCTATGTTTACGATGCCTATTGCCGTTTGCAGGTGTCCACTATTCGCGATGTCTACACCAAGGAACATATCGATGGCCTTGGCGAAAACTTTTTGCGTGAACGAGTACGTCAGCAGGCTCTGCATACTTATGCGGAATATCTGGAACGTTACGTCCTGGATGCCATCATCAACTTTGTGGCGGGCGATGCCAATTTGCAGATGCAGCCGGTCAAGGAACTGCGCCGCCTGATTATGACGGAAACTGAAACCAACAAGGATGTTGTCCGTGTGGTGCCCCTGCCCGAAACTCTGGAAGATCTTCTGAAGCGTTACCGCCAGCTAGAAAAGGACTGGTTCGAACGCGTGTCTCACGGTCTTGACAAGGATAACGAACGCGGTCGCGAAATCTTTGACGACTACGACGATGCCCATCCTGTGGACAAGGGCTTTACGGAATGGGAAAAGGCCCGCGTCGAAGAGAAGCTGCGTAAGCTTACCTCTGTGGCTAAAGTTTCAAAGCTTGAGGTCTAG
- a CDS encoding M48 family metalloprotease — MMVALWILLAVEVVARAVLEVREARLTQVKAGAFGVLRLIPLVNDIVPLPESRKEPLVGNFVKFHEEAHGVYHHSVLRNLFKVAVLMLAVGLLAMLMGRYGLPLWAAILWLHVVAVPGRVLFHFYCWNQEYECDKYALEATDKQVAKKALRELASCEIPHTILFSLIYREHPSAALRKKRLLGR; from the coding sequence ATGATGGTGGCCCTCTGGATTTTGCTTGCTGTGGAGGTGGTGGCCCGTGCTGTTCTCGAAGTGCGTGAAGCCCGCCTGACGCAGGTGAAGGCTGGCGCCTTTGGGGTGCTTCGCCTGATTCCTCTGGTGAACGATATTGTACCATTGCCCGAAAGCCGCAAGGAACCTCTGGTCGGGAACTTCGTGAAGTTCCATGAAGAAGCTCACGGTGTTTATCACCACAGTGTTTTGCGGAACCTTTTCAAGGTGGCGGTGCTTATGCTTGCGGTGGGTCTGTTGGCCATGCTGATGGGACGCTACGGTTTGCCTCTGTGGGCGGCTATCCTCTGGCTCCATGTGGTGGCGGTTCCTGGCCGCGTGCTGTTCCATTTCTATTGCTGGAATCAGGAATACGAATGCGACAAGTATGCTCTGGAAGCGACTGACAAGCAGGTGGCTAAAAAGGCGCTGCGCGAACTTGCCTCTTGCGAGATTCCGCATACGATTCTTTTTTCGTTAATTTATCGTGAACATCCGTCTGCAGCGTTGCGGAAGAAAAGACTGCTGGGCCGTTAA
- a CDS encoding Na+/H+ antiporter NhaC family protein has translation MKNESISLDHLENIKGNPKALLPIAIFLVLYLGLGITFEYVLKVPMGFYNIPIVAAFLIAIFVACIQNRKLNFDKKMNVMAGALGDRNIFLMILVFLCAGIFAGILGRSSASAAAYLLLDFIPSQFAVVVLFVVAAFVSTAMGTSVGTIAVVSPIAIEVAGAAGFSIPFCVASVIGGAMFGDNLSFISDTTIAATSTQGCKMKDKFKVNFWIALPAALAAIVIITAISFATDAHEVVSADYKLIQLMPYVLVLALALVGINVFMVLLVGIVAAAVVMVGSGELNFVGLLSHIGNGISGMYETIMVAVLVSALCGLIRIHGGFAALLDFIHKVFKGHRSGQLGVGLLVSAMDVATANNTVAIVMAAPIAKQMSDEYRISPQKTASLLDIFGCILQGLLPYGAQMLVALSAIASAATANTAAGAVVNGVEAVNVSAFDIIPYMFYPFLLLISVLAFIAISPKRKKNV, from the coding sequence ATGAAAAACGAAAGTATTTCCCTCGACCATCTTGAAAACATCAAGGGCAATCCCAAGGCCCTTTTGCCGATCGCCATCTTCCTAGTGCTTTATCTTGGACTTGGCATCACCTTTGAATACGTCCTGAAGGTCCCCATGGGATTCTACAACATTCCCATTGTAGCAGCGTTCCTCATTGCCATTTTTGTGGCTTGCATTCAGAACCGCAAGTTGAATTTTGACAAGAAGATGAACGTGATGGCAGGCGCTTTAGGTGACCGCAACATTTTCCTCATGATTCTGGTGTTCCTGTGCGCCGGTATCTTCGCTGGAATTCTGGGGCGTTCCAGCGCCAGTGCGGCAGCCTACTTGCTATTGGATTTTATTCCGTCCCAGTTTGCGGTGGTGGTCTTGTTCGTAGTGGCGGCCTTCGTCTCTACCGCCATGGGAACTTCCGTAGGCACAATCGCGGTGGTTTCGCCAATCGCCATTGAAGTGGCAGGTGCCGCAGGATTCAGCATCCCCTTCTGCGTGGCATCTGTCATTGGCGGCGCCATGTTCGGCGATAACTTGAGCTTTATTTCTGACACCACCATCGCAGCCACCTCCACACAGGGCTGCAAGATGAAGGATAAGTTCAAGGTGAATTTCTGGATCGCCTTGCCTGCCGCCTTGGCAGCCATCGTGATTATTACAGCCATCTCCTTCGCCACCGACGCCCACGAAGTAGTAAGCGCCGACTACAAGCTGATCCAGCTGATGCCCTACGTTTTGGTACTGGCTTTGGCTCTGGTCGGCATCAACGTCTTCATGGTCTTGCTGGTGGGTATCGTAGCGGCCGCCGTCGTTATGGTAGGTAGCGGCGAGCTCAACTTTGTCGGACTTCTCTCCCACATCGGCAATGGAATTTCCGGCATGTACGAAACCATCATGGTAGCCGTTTTGGTCAGCGCCCTCTGCGGACTTATTCGCATTCACGGCGGATTCGCCGCTCTGCTGGATTTCATCCACAAGGTTTTCAAGGGCCATAGAAGCGGTCAGCTGGGCGTCGGCCTTCTGGTAAGCGCCATGGACGTAGCCACTGCCAACAACACCGTAGCCATCGTCATGGCGGCTCCCATCGCCAAGCAGATGAGCGACGAATACAGAATCTCCCCGCAAAAGACCGCCTCCCTCCTGGACATTTTCGGATGCATTTTGCAAGGTCTGCTCCCCTACGGTGCCCAGATGCTGGTAGCCCTTTCCGCCATCGCATCGGCAGCAACCGCAAATACCGCAGCCGGCGCAGTGGTCAACGGTGTCGAAGCGGTGAACGTCAGCGCCTTCGACATCATCCCCTACATGTTCTATCCCTTCCTGCTCTTGATCAGTGTGCTGGCCTTTATCGCCATCTCCCCCAAGAGAAAGAAGAATGTCTAA
- a CDS encoding MBL fold metallo-hydrolase gives MKISVLIDNRKFSGNPGAKTEVCSCDALTPEWGLSAFIEFNGHRILLDTGASANFAENATALGVDLSTVDAGVLSHAHYDHAGGMEDFFKANDHACFYLREGAGENCYSRHKFLKLFSYQKYIGIHRGWLKRYADRIKFVGSSSREAASSPTEILPGVFLIGHNDTIFSAESRAAIAARNGLSIKLNGKYIPDSFNHEQSLVFDTPQGLFIMNSCSHGGADNIVKEIQLAFPNKKIYAILGGFHLYKTPDSKVREFAERLRALDVQKIYTGHCTGDRAYEILKGVLGDRAEQMYTGLEIEI, from the coding sequence ATGAAAATTTCAGTTCTTATAGACAATCGTAAATTTTCGGGAAATCCAGGTGCCAAAACCGAAGTCTGTTCCTGCGACGCATTGACGCCGGAATGGGGACTCTCCGCATTCATTGAATTCAATGGTCATCGAATTCTTTTGGATACCGGAGCGTCAGCAAACTTTGCAGAAAACGCAACTGCACTGGGAGTAGATTTAAGCACCGTTGACGCAGGCGTTCTAAGCCACGCCCATTATGACCACGCCGGTGGCATGGAAGATTTTTTCAAGGCAAATGACCACGCCTGTTTTTACCTGCGGGAAGGTGCCGGCGAAAACTGCTACAGCAGGCATAAATTCCTCAAGCTGTTTTCCTATCAGAAATACATCGGCATACACCGCGGCTGGCTCAAGCGCTACGCAGACCGCATCAAGTTCGTTGGCAGTTCCTCTCGCGAAGCCGCGAGTAGTCCCACGGAAATCCTGCCGGGCGTTTTTCTGATAGGTCACAACGACACAATATTCAGCGCAGAAAGCCGCGCCGCAATCGCCGCCCGCAACGGCCTTTCCATCAAGCTGAACGGCAAATACATTCCCGACAGTTTCAATCACGAACAGAGCCTTGTCTTCGACACTCCTCAGGGCCTGTTCATCATGAACAGCTGCAGCCACGGCGGTGCCGACAACATCGTCAAGGAAATCCAGCTGGCCTTCCCCAACAAAAAGATTTACGCCATCCTGGGCGGTTTCCATTTATACAAGACGCCGGATTCTAAAGTCCGTGAATTTGCAGAACGCCTCCGCGCCCTCGATGTCCAGAAAATTTATACAGGCCACTGCACTGGCGATCGCGCCTACGAAATTTTAAAGGGCGTTCTCGGAGACCGCGCAGAGCAAATGTACACGGGCTTGGAAATAGAAATTTAG